AGTGGGGCTATCCTGAAAAATCTTCGAATGAAAAAATTAGCATACGGGCGCTGTTCATCACTAGAGCGTTTCGATAGAGATAAAAATAAAGTTAGCGCGCTGGCAACAAAAAACAGATGAACCCCATAACGTGCATCTCGAAAGCCTTGCTGAAAAAAGTAATCGAACGAATCAAGCTACCTGCTGAATGAACAGCTATCACACCAAGGATAGCGTAACCACGCAACGCGTCAATATACTGATACCTTCTTATTAAACTAGCACTCATACTGTTATGCTTCACCTATCTTAGGATAACTCACTACTTAATACTCTAGTAAACCAAAATTTTAGCAATACAACCCCATTAACCTTAAGCAAGTCTATAGAAATTTTTGCTTGAATATGCCGGCTAAAATAATTAGGACGATGGAAATTAGCGCAATAGCGTAATTCTTCATCTGCGCATACGGCGTCGTTCCCGACTGTGGCTGTACATCAGCAGTGATAACATCAACGATATTAAGCTCGCTAACAGCCAACAAATGGCCTTTATGATCCATAATTGAAGACACGCCGGTATTCGTCGCTCGCAATAAAGGGCGACCCGCTTCTAGAGCGCGCATACGTGCAATCTGTTGATGTTGATAAGCCGCGCTGGAGTCACCAAACCAACCATCATTGCTGACATTGGCCAACAGAGTCGTCTTGGGTACCACACGTACCAGCTCTTCACCAAACACATCCTCAAAGCAAATAGACATGCCAATAGGGTTGCCAGCAAGCATCATCGGCGCTTGATCAATGCTGCCTGCTGAAAAACTCGACATCGGCACTTGCATGAAATCGACAAGCCCACCCAATATAGATCTCAATGGCAGGTATTCAGTAAAAGGAACTAAATGGTGTTTGAAATATAACGACTGCTCGTCACCCAGGCCAACCAATGCATTGTAGTAATTTTTACTCTCACGGTTAAAATAAAGCACACCTGTTAACAAATCTGTATCGTTTGCTTGGGCTTCCTGCCACAGCTTATCGATAAACCCTTCTGCCTCGTGAAAAAATTTGGGGATCGCCGTTTCTGGCCAAATAATCAAATCGCTATCCCAATGTCCTCGGCTTAATTCTGAGTAAAGATCAAGAGTAGGTTGATAAACTTCCTTCTGCCATTTTAATTTTTGCGGAATATTGCCTTGAATCAAACTCACTTTAATAGGGCTACCTACGTTATCCGTCCACTGCACTGTAGAAAGCAAAGAGCCGCACAACATAATGAGCGCTATTGCAGCAACATAGGTCAGCTTTATGACTAAGCCACGCCGAAACAAAACCAACACGAGCAGGCCTGAACATAAAGCCAGCAACCATGACACGCCATATACACCCAGCACTGGCGCCACCCCGGAAAGTGAGCCATCAATTTGTGAATAACCCATGCTTAGCCAGGGCGAACCCGTGAACAACCAGCCGCGTAATAACTCGCTAAGCGTCCAGGCTGCGGGAAAGATCAACAGCAATTTCAAATTTATGCTGACAACACTCAAGCCGGGCGCAAAACGTGTCAGCAAATAGCCCAAGACTGCGGGGAATAAAGATAAGTAAACAACAAGCAAAGCGCTCAACAATAATGCTAAAGCAAACGGTACGTCACCGTATTCATGAATGCTGATAAACAGCCCTTGTATGCCAACAGCGAACATACCAATGCCAAACAGCAAACCACGCAGAAACGCACGCTTTGCTGTAACCGCTATCCACAAAGAAAAAAGAACCGCCAAACTAATAATGGCAATGGGGTAAAAACCGTAGGGTGCGAAAGCGAGCGGCGTCACACAGCCTGCCAACAAGGCAAGCAATTCGCCAGACCAGCCCAGTCGTAATATCACGTAATCAAACTCCCGGTAGTTAGATTGAGAAAGCTAGGAAGCTTCTAATCTGTTCTGGACGAAGCACCCCGAGGGCACGGAGTAGGGTGCAGCTAAAATATTCAGATTTGACATACCTTTTAGAGAACAAAGCATAAATCGCACGTAATAGTGAGCTATTACGCCCCCACGCTTTCGCGGGGCAGGCTCTGAGGGAATGCGATAGCATTCCTGAGTAAGCGCGCTTAGCGCGCGAAGATTTACGCCCCGCAGGAAGTGCCCTTGGGGTATAACGCAGAAGCTAGATATTTCAGGTGCAAGAGTCGAGATCATAAATAGATCAAAGGTTCCTTAGGGAAGCTCTGAACAAGTCTGGTTGAATTTAGGCTGAGATAAAATCGTCCCGATTCGCTTCGAAGTGAGTGGTAATAGTCGCTCTATTGTTACGATCTTCGAAGCGAATCGGGACGATTTTAGCCAGCGTAAAACAATCATGACTTGTTCAGAGCTTCCTTAGCTTAAGCACTTTGTTTTGACTCTGCACTATTGACCTTATCAGCCAAATCCGCTGCCAACGAAACCTGTAGCAGATGCAAACGACGGCTATCTGCCGCTAACACATCAAACGATATCGATCCAATAGTCAGGCTATCGCCACGTGCAGGCATATGACCAAATGCATTGATCACTGCACCGCCAATAGTGTCGAATTCATCATCGTTAAAATGACTAAAAAACTGCTCATTGAATTCATCAATAGGCGTTAATGCTTTAACCGTGAATTCTGTATCGCTGTGTTTTTTAAAGTAGCTATCATCATCAATGTCATGCTCATCACTAATTTCACCAACAATTTGCTCAAGCACATCTTCAATCGTAACCAGACCCGCAACACCACCATACTCGTCAACAACAATAGCCATATGGTTACGGCTTGCGCGAAACTCTTTTAATAACACGTTCAAGCGTTTACTTTCCGGCACAAATATCGCTGGCCGTAAAAGCTCACGTAAAATAAAAC
Above is a genomic segment from Gammaproteobacteria bacterium containing:
- the lnt gene encoding apolipoprotein N-acyltransferase: MILRLGWSGELLALLAGCVTPLAFAPYGFYPIAIISLAVLFSLWIAVTAKRAFLRGLLFGIGMFAVGIQGLFISIHEYGDVPFALALLLSALLVVYLSLFPAVLGYLLTRFAPGLSVVSINLKLLLIFPAAWTLSELLRGWLFTGSPWLSMGYSQIDGSLSGVAPVLGVYGVSWLLALCSGLLVLVLFRRGLVIKLTYVAAIALIMLCGSLLSTVQWTDNVGSPIKVSLIQGNIPQKLKWQKEVYQPTLDLYSELSRGHWDSDLIIWPETAIPKFFHEAEGFIDKLWQEAQANDTDLLTGVLYFNRESKNYYNALVGLGDEQSLYFKHHLVPFTEYLPLRSILGGLVDFMQVPMSSFSAGSIDQAPMMLAGNPIGMSICFEDVFGEELVRVVPKTTLLANVSNDGWFGDSSAAYQHQQIARMRALEAGRPLLRATNTGVSSIMDHKGHLLAVSELNIVDVITADVQPQSGTTPYAQMKNYAIALISIVLIILAGIFKQKFL
- a CDS encoding CBS domain-containing protein gives rise to the protein MPEGQSSNGSSSRSWLEKLSQALSGEPKDRQQLLELLQEAEQRNVMGADALVMIEGVLQVADMQVRDIMVPRAQMTVVERDHELEEMLPIITRSAHSRFPVIGDTRDDVVGILLAKDLLPFFHSDKNSFILRELLRPAIFVPESKRLNVLLKEFRASRNHMAIVVDEYGGVAGLVTIEDVLEQIVGEISDEHDIDDDSYFKKHSDTEFTVKALTPIDEFNEQFFSHFNDDEFDTIGGAVINAFGHMPARGDSLTIGSISFDVLAADSRRLHLLQVSLAADLADKVNSAESKQSA